The following coding sequences are from one Rutidosis leptorrhynchoides isolate AG116_Rl617_1_P2 chromosome 11, CSIRO_AGI_Rlap_v1, whole genome shotgun sequence window:
- the LOC139876514 gene encoding uncharacterized protein isoform X2, whose product MLPMLMLLLILGLENVSLSNANIGENPMPRKPKGSSASGNTLQVTLWNEIATAFDAETYDLVEKPVILAVSSCRPKLFRGDLQLNGTKATHCYFNPPPLVCHLYTCAAVNSCC is encoded by the exons ATGCTGCCTATGTTAATG CTGCTGTTAATTCTAGGCCTCGAGAATGTCAGCTTGAGTAACGCAAACATTGGTGAGAATCCAATGCCCCGAAAACCTAAGGGTTCCTCCGCAAG TGGAAACACATTACAGGTTACTCTTTGGAATGAAATCGCAACTGCATTTGACGCCGAAACATACGACTTGGTGGAGAAACCAGTCATTCTTGCAGTGAGCTCGTGTCGTCCGAAACTTTTCCGTG GTGACCTGCAGCTTAACGGAACCAAGGCCACGCATTGTTACTTCAACCCGCCGCCGCTGGTGTGCCACTT GTATACTTGCGCAGCCGTTAACAGCTGCTGTTGA
- the LOC139876514 gene encoding uncharacterized protein isoform X1 — MLPMLMLLLILGLENVSLSNANIGENPMPRKPKGSSARFVHRGGNTLQVTLWNEIATAFDAETYDLVEKPVILAVSSCRPKLFRGDLQLNGTKATHCYFNPPPLVCHLYTCAAVNSCC; from the exons ATGCTGCCTATGTTAATG CTGCTGTTAATTCTAGGCCTCGAGAATGTCAGCTTGAGTAACGCAAACATTGGTGAGAATCCAATGCCCCGAAAACCTAAGGGTTCCTCCGCAAGGTTCGTCCACCGAGG TGGAAACACATTACAGGTTACTCTTTGGAATGAAATCGCAACTGCATTTGACGCCGAAACATACGACTTGGTGGAGAAACCAGTCATTCTTGCAGTGAGCTCGTGTCGTCCGAAACTTTTCCGTG GTGACCTGCAGCTTAACGGAACCAAGGCCACGCATTGTTACTTCAACCCGCCGCCGCTGGTGTGCCACTT GTATACTTGCGCAGCCGTTAACAGCTGCTGTTGA